In Oryzias latipes chromosome 19, ASM223467v1, the genomic stretch CAGAGTTCGGTGTCGATTCATTCAGCCACGTCTCAGTGAAACACAAGAGGTTACACTCCCTGTATTCCTGCTGTAACCGGGTCAGCGCCGTCAGCTCGTCCATCTTGTTGGAGAGGGAACGGACGTTTCCCATAATGATGGATGGAACGTGTGGTTTGTATCTCCATCTCCTCTCCCAAATCCTATGTCCTGCTCTGCAGCCTCCGAATTTCAGGTGGAACCTCAGGTCTTTCGGTGTAGAGAGGTGCAGGGCCGCGCAGAGCCAACAGCTGATCCCTGGAGTAAACAATGGAGCCATGTGCGAAGCTGAGGGTGACAGCTGACAGTGACGGATAATTCTTTAATGAGTTTTTGCACTCCGGgcttttttttccgttctttttattgttataaaaatgagcatatctgccggctcaaaattagacatatgagagttcaagaaatataaaaaattaagattgaaaaaagattaatggagtaatgtgacatttagttagataaatacgtaaatttgagttgtataaacaattattgagtttgaatgaatttaactaaattatttaaattatttttcagccgtgttacttttttgatggacttataatctttatccgccgtcattaaaatctcagactccgtctcacttccgtctcaagtgtcgcgctttctttttttttctccacgtgtttccatggtgactccagaaatcggcgatctattgagaatgtctttatgtaccgtgcgtcaacccagggttaccaagtcgagcgtaattatgccaactcatatccggtcttttggaaccgacatacccagagtaagcaagttcaggcggatttcagccagagttcaggcttaaagtcaggggagtttaaacatgcttcctggaatacccccctggtgacctttttcaaatattttaatgaaaGTCTTTCATGAAGATAATCTAATGCTAACTAACTAcagaatatataaatattgaTACATAATGGTTGGTGtccatttaaaatttaaatagaaactctttctttgtaTCTCATCAACAAACTTGAACATtaaattcttaattttcttctgGTCAAAATGAGAATCAATAATTCAGTCGATATTAACTCTGATTCATCTGTGAGTCAGAATGAATGTTGGAATCATTGCTGTTCTGAAAACAACAGCATTCATGATGCATTTATGGTCTGAGATGATCCAAATCCAAAAGAACTCATCAAACACCATCATGACAGAAACTCACTTCTAACTAAACAAGTGTTTTTCTATCAGGATCCATCAGAGACTCAGAActggatctggatctgaacCCAGCTGTGTGTCCTTCAGGAGTGACCGGTCAAAGGGTGGTTTCATCGACTTTAAATCCTCTTCTGGTGCAGAGAGGTGAGCTGTATGGAAACGTTCTTTCTCACAGACATTTATATCTTCATGTGTGCAGCAGTGAGTGTTGGACCTTTTCCACAAACACAGAATAGATCTAGTAGATTCTACTGAGTGTCTGCAGGACACCAGTGGGTCCAGTAGGATCTGATTGTTGCTGATTGTCCACAGACTGGAccagcagagctcagagacTCCCAGTGGTCCGTCTGTccagcagcatcaaacacagctGGACTCCATCTTTCTGGTCTGTACATGAACAACAACTACTTTCCCATCATTCTGTCCACAGTCGTCTCCATGCTGCACTTTGGACACCAGTGGACTGTCAGTGTGTCcaacatggagctgatgtttggcTCCATGACTTCACTCTGATTGGCTCATTCATCTGGAATTctgttgcagctgctggaggacaacattgtcacttttgtcaagaaggagctgaagaagatccagaagcttctgagtcacagggaggatgaggaggagctggaggctgaagatgaagagcagaggagcagcagagagtcTCTGATGAAGATCACAGTGAACTTCCTGAGGAGAATGAAGCAGGAGGAGCTGGCTGATGGACTGCAGAGCAGTAAGAGGATTTCTCTGAAGGTTTCAGCTGCTGAGAAATGAAGATTTACTGATGTCTGAACACATGGAACCACAGGGATTCAAACCCTCATcattcagggctgcagagaaatgatttactgtttgttgtcttcattcaggatctgctgcagtttgtcGACATAAAGTCCAATCTGGTCTGAAGAAGAAGTTCcagtgtgtgtttgaggggatgGCTAAAGCAGGAAACCCAACCCTTCTGAATGAGATCTACACAGAGCTCTTCAtcacagagggaggaagaggagagctgaatgaagaacatgaggtcagacagattgaagcagcatccaggaaagcagacagagcagaaacAAGCATCAGACAAGAAGAGCTCTTCCAACTCCCAGCTGGAAGACCAGAACCAATCAGAACCGTGATGACTAAGGGAGTGGCTGGCATCGGGAAAACAGTCTTAACacagaagttcactctggactgggctgaaggcaaagcccaccagaacctccacttcacatttccattcactttcagagagctgaatgtgctgaaagaggagaagttcagcttggtggaacttgttcatcacttcttccctgaaaccaaacaagcaggaatctgcagctttgaagacttccagctcctcttcatctttgatggtctggatgagtGTCGACTTCCTCTGGACTTCCACAAGACTCGGATCCTAAAGGACCCTAGAAAGTCCACCTCAGTGGCTGATCTGCTGACAAACCTCATCAGGGGGAACCTGCTTCCCTCTGCTCGCCTCTGGATAACCAcacgacctgcagcagccaatcagatccctgcTGAGTGTGTTGACATGGTGACAGAGGTCAGAGGGTTCAATGATCCACAGAAGGAGGAGTATTTCAGGAAGAGgttcagagatgaagagcaggccAGCAGGATCATCTCCCACATCCAGAGATCCCGAAGCCTCCACATCATGTGCCACATcccagtcttctgctggatcactgctacagttctggaggatctgctgaagagcagagagggaggagagctgcccaaGAGCCTGACTGAGATGTACATCCACTTCCTGGTGGTTCAGGCCATAGTCCAGAAGGTCAAGTATGATGGAGGAGCTGAGACAGATCCTCACTGGAGTCCACAGAGCAGGAAGATGATGGAGTCTCTGGGAAAACTGGCttttgagcagctgcagaaaggaaaCCTGATCTTCTATGAATCCGACCTGACAGAGTGTGGCATCGATATCAGAGCAGCCTCAGTGTACTCAggagtgttcacacaggtctttAGAGAGGAGAGAGGCCTGTACCAGGACAAAgtcttctgcttcatccatctgagtgttcaggagtttctggctgctcTTCATGTCCACCTGACCTTCATCACCTCCAAACTCAACCTCATGGAGGAAGAACGGAAGAACAAGtcttggttttcttttctttttcaaagcagTCCAGTCCAGTTGTACCAGAGTGCTGTGAAGAAGGCCTTACAGAGTCCAAACGGACACCTGGACTTGTTCCTCCGCTTCCTCCTGGGTCTTTCACTGCAGACCAATCAGAGTCTCCTACGAGGTCTGCTGACTCAGACAGGAAGTAGCTCACAGACCAATCAGGAAACAGTCCACTTCATCAAGGAGAAGATCAGTGAGGATCTGTCTGCAGAGAGAAGCATCAACCTGTTCCACTGTCTGAATGAACTGAATGATGGTTCTCTAGTGGAGGAGATCCAACAGTTCCTGAGGTCAGGACGTCTCTCCACAGAGAAACTGTCTCCTGCTCAGTGGTCTGCTCTGGTCTTCATCTTACTGTCATCAGAAGAAGATCTGGTAGAGTTTGACCTGCAGAAATACTCTGCTTCAGAGGAGGGTCTTCTGAAGCTGCTGCCAGTGATCAAAGCCTCCAACAAAGCTCTGTAAGAACTCTCAGCAAAATCACCTTCAATGAACAAATGAATCTGAGTGGAAACATGAAAGATTAAAtaactgctgtctgtctttgttttcatcagaCTAAGAGACTGTAATCTGTCAAAGAGAAGCTGTGCAGCTCTGTCCTCAGTTCTCAGCTCTCAGTCCTCCAGACTCAGACTTCTGGACCTGAGTTTCAACATCCTCCAGGATTCAGGAGTGAAG encodes the following:
- the LOC110014095 gene encoding NACHT, LRR and PYD domains-containing protein 12-like — translated: NKCFSIRIHQRLRTGSGSEPSCVSFRSDRSKGGFIDFKSSSGAERLDQQSSETPSGPSVQQHQTQLDSIFLLLEDNIVTFVKKELKKIQKLLSHREDEEELEAEDEEQRSSRESLMKITVNFLRRMKQEELADGLQSRSAAVCRHKVQSGLKKKFQCVFEGMAKAGNPTLLNEIYTELFITEGGRGELNEEHEVRQIEAASRKADRAETSIRQEELFQLPAGRPEPIRTVMTKGVAGIGKTVLTQKFTLDWAEGKAHQNLHFTFPFTFRELNVLKEEKFSLVELVHHFFPETKQAGICSFEDFQLLFIFDGLDECRLPLDFHKTRILKDPRKSTSVADLLTNLIRGNLLPSARLWITTRPAAANQIPAECVDMVTEVRGFNDPQKEEYFRKRFRDEEQASRIISHIQRSRSLHIMCHIPVFCWITATVLEDLLKSREGGELPKSLTEMYIHFLVVQAIVQKVKYDGGAETDPHWSPQSRKMMESLGKLAFEQLQKGNLIFYESDLTECGIDIRAASVYSGVFTQVFREERGLYQDKVFCFIHLSVQEFLAALHVHLTFITSKLNLMEEERKNKSWFSFLFQSSPVQLYQSAVKKALQSPNGHLDLFLRFLLGLSLQTNQSLLRGLLTQTGSSSQTNQETVHFIKEKISEDLSAERSINLFHCLNELNDGSLVEEIQQFLRSGRLSTEKLSPAQWSALVFILLSSEEDLVEFDLQKYSASEEGLLKLLPVIKASNKALLRDCNLSKRSCAALSSVLSSQSSRLRLLDLSFNILQDSGVKLLSAGLESPDCKLETLRSAFIQMLIVYNKFCLVFSVSGESVRQTSVQR